In a genomic window of Solidesulfovibrio fructosivorans JJ]:
- a CDS encoding diguanylate cyclase, giving the protein MFGIPGYSRFETIHTGRKHRVVSAVEDATGRMAALKMPSVLLPSGKALTVLEKEYEYLQRLDLPDIPHAARLIHTGRSVVVVMECFDFPTLKQAAEDRPLRLAEATDVAEKLARILVQLHARGIIHRDITPANILYERAAGRVVLIDFGSAIDMPQQSSTGLRPETVEGTVAYMSPEQTGRINRPVDFRSDFYSFGVTLYELLTGRRPFTGDDAGALIHSHLAVTPPAPSALDPAVPQALSDIAMKCLAKDAGDRYQGAVGLHADLHRCRADLERRGEIAPFPLGEADIRDRFQFPERIVGRDRELAALQDLYEQAGQGQSAVVLVRGVSGAGKTSLVQELSRAVAAKKGYVAYGKYDQYNRAVPFSGLIEALSLLIRQILSEGEARVASWKRRILAAVGQNGRVLCEVIPDLETLIGEQPPAHALDPVAARTRQGTLFRLFMEALGRRNHPLLLFLDDLQWIDAASLSLLELMGSLRGEGAILCIGAFRSNEVAETHPLAVTLAAMRKRQASIAEVLVGPLTQTDLRGYLAEMFRLQHAEVASLARALHAKTNGNPLFSRTLLTALYQDGHLRFDGELRRWIWDDRAVAAMPYADNVVEALQARLATLPAGSLELLPLGALIGNPFSLDALASLSGRGRTALARDLAPALAQGLLTSPRRDVELYIQQSADRLEDVTFAFCHDRIQQAAYALLEETRKPALHLAAGRLVWHSLPPGKDDNRLFDVLEHMRKGAPLLTDPGERLRVAELALAAGRKAKTATAFTDATGMLDFARALLPEAPWESDYPLWRDISLDLAQSLYLAGRYDEAEIRCAEIRAHAATDRDRLRLFNVQAKQYHHQARYAEAVELEYRALELLGFEIPHEDDALLALFEAEKAHIGALIEEKAGGDPAALYDQPEATAPDHILAQEMLFDLYADSYLIGRGLVCAAVSAVMARLAMDQGKSPLASVAYIHYASTLCAMGLCARDYRTGHALGSLAARLAEHYAVPALQNYTYHVFSLAVNHWINPLASSHGYWFEASRLALASGSPYSGYVYLQLAHVQLASGAPLGDVEAQAARSLEFLRASGMDGIVTLLRLIVGQPLRHLRGKTRSIASLDDKDFDGAALAEQFASLPFFLGSLRYSQLRVACLANTEEALPPPETLHGWIDVVDATQQGQIMLADSWFFYTLLLLEHARRAGGKPQGELGARIALGHDKLRLWAELCPANFRHKLLLAEAERLAGPAGDSPDLARIIDTYDQAIDAALQSAFVQDAAMAAEKAGRFWLRRGKPHLAKAYFEQALSYYDRWGATGKGRHLRQAYGTPLADIAIRGNTPLFAFQSLGLETSSGTFSETFSEGLDLLSVIKATQAISRHMVMDDLGRELTAIATENAGATKGVLIRNKDGRLVVANVIMAGDQAPLPEATGEETPVELSPDISPAVVNFVARTRHLVILNDQADPAAPGSGLSVHRDEQATLFYQCPYLAAKKPASLCCLPIILQNEVRGLLYLENAATRGAFRKDRLQLLNILAGQAAISMENARVYNELNEMNCNLETLVRARTAELHAKNKELNRKNLALQRLSTTDQLTGVYNRRSIEDRLRHEIEHCRDNESSLAIILLDVDCFKDVNDTFGHNVGDTVLVDIAVTIGRNVRSTDFFGRWGGEEFMVVVSEFVSNVLPFAERLRKVLEKKRHPTAGKVTASLGVALYLPGETPSQFVSRADQALYRAKENGRNRVELAV; this is encoded by the coding sequence ATGTTCGGTATCCCTGGTTATTCCAGGTTCGAAACCATTCATACCGGCCGCAAACACCGGGTGGTGTCCGCAGTGGAAGACGCCACCGGCCGGATGGCCGCCCTCAAGATGCCGTCCGTCCTTCTGCCCTCGGGCAAGGCCCTGACCGTTCTGGAAAAGGAATACGAATACCTGCAACGGCTCGACCTGCCGGACATTCCCCATGCCGCGCGGCTCATCCATACCGGGCGCTCCGTCGTCGTGGTCATGGAGTGCTTCGACTTTCCCACCCTCAAGCAGGCGGCCGAAGACCGCCCCCTGCGCCTGGCCGAAGCGACGGACGTCGCGGAAAAGCTGGCCCGCATCCTGGTCCAGCTCCATGCCCGGGGCATCATCCACCGCGACATCACCCCGGCCAACATCCTCTATGAGCGCGCCGCCGGGCGGGTGGTGCTCATCGACTTCGGCTCGGCCATCGACATGCCCCAGCAGTCCTCGACCGGACTGCGGCCCGAAACCGTGGAAGGCACCGTGGCCTACATGTCCCCGGAGCAGACCGGACGCATCAACCGGCCGGTGGATTTCCGCTCCGACTTCTACTCGTTCGGGGTCACGCTCTACGAGCTGCTGACCGGCCGGCGACCGTTTACCGGAGACGACGCCGGGGCGCTGATCCACAGCCATCTGGCCGTGACGCCGCCGGCCCCGAGCGCCCTCGATCCGGCCGTTCCCCAGGCTCTGTCAGACATCGCCATGAAGTGCCTGGCCAAGGACGCCGGGGACCGCTACCAGGGCGCCGTGGGCCTGCACGCGGACCTGCACCGGTGCCGCGCGGACCTGGAGCGGCGCGGCGAGATCGCGCCTTTTCCCCTGGGCGAGGCGGACATTCGCGACCGCTTCCAGTTTCCCGAACGCATCGTCGGACGCGACCGGGAGCTTGCCGCGCTGCAAGACCTCTACGAGCAGGCCGGCCAGGGCCAAAGCGCCGTGGTCCTAGTCCGGGGCGTCTCCGGCGCGGGCAAGACCTCCCTGGTCCAGGAGCTGAGCCGAGCCGTGGCCGCGAAAAAAGGCTACGTCGCCTACGGCAAGTACGACCAGTACAACCGGGCCGTGCCTTTTTCCGGGCTCATCGAGGCCCTGTCCCTGCTGATCCGCCAGATTTTGAGCGAAGGCGAGGCGCGGGTCGCCTCCTGGAAGCGGCGCATCCTGGCCGCCGTCGGCCAAAACGGCCGGGTGCTGTGCGAGGTCATCCCGGATCTGGAGACGCTCATCGGCGAGCAGCCGCCAGCGCACGCCCTGGACCCGGTTGCGGCCCGCACCCGCCAGGGCACGCTCTTTCGCCTGTTCATGGAAGCGCTCGGCCGGCGCAACCATCCGCTGCTGCTCTTCCTCGACGACCTGCAATGGATCGACGCCGCCAGCCTGTCGCTTCTGGAGCTCATGGGCAGCCTGCGCGGGGAAGGGGCCATTCTTTGCATCGGCGCCTTCCGCAGCAACGAGGTGGCCGAGACCCATCCCCTGGCCGTGACCCTGGCCGCCATGCGCAAACGGCAGGCCAGCATCGCCGAAGTCCTCGTCGGACCGCTGACCCAGACCGACCTGCGCGGCTACCTGGCCGAGATGTTTCGCCTGCAACACGCCGAAGTCGCCTCCCTGGCCAGGGCCCTGCACGCCAAGACCAACGGCAATCCGCTTTTTTCCCGCACCCTTTTGACCGCGCTTTACCAGGACGGCCATCTGCGCTTCGACGGCGAACTGCGCCGCTGGATCTGGGACGACCGGGCCGTCGCGGCCATGCCCTATGCCGACAACGTGGTGGAGGCGCTGCAGGCGCGGCTGGCCACCCTGCCGGCCGGGAGCCTCGAGCTTTTGCCCCTTGGCGCCTTGATCGGCAATCCGTTCTCCCTGGACGCGCTGGCGAGCCTAAGCGGCCGCGGCCGCACGGCCCTGGCCCGGGATCTGGCCCCGGCCCTGGCGCAAGGGCTTCTCACCTCGCCGCGCCGGGACGTGGAGCTCTACATCCAGCAATCGGCGGACCGTCTCGAGGACGTCACCTTCGCCTTCTGCCACGACCGCATCCAGCAAGCCGCCTATGCCCTGCTGGAGGAAACGCGCAAGCCCGCCCTGCATCTGGCGGCGGGGCGGCTCGTTTGGCATTCGTTGCCGCCGGGTAAGGACGACAACCGGCTCTTCGACGTGCTCGAGCACATGCGCAAGGGCGCGCCCCTCCTGACCGACCCCGGCGAACGCCTCCGGGTGGCGGAGCTGGCCCTCGCGGCCGGACGCAAGGCCAAAACGGCCACGGCCTTTACCGACGCGACCGGCATGCTGGACTTCGCCCGCGCCCTGCTGCCCGAAGCGCCCTGGGAAAGCGACTACCCCCTGTGGCGCGACATTTCCCTGGATCTGGCCCAGAGCCTGTACCTGGCCGGACGCTACGACGAGGCCGAAATCCGTTGCGCCGAGATCCGCGCCCATGCCGCCACGGACCGCGACCGGCTCCGGCTTTTCAATGTCCAGGCCAAGCAATACCACCACCAGGCCCGCTACGCGGAAGCCGTGGAACTGGAATACCGGGCCCTGGAGCTGCTCGGGTTCGAAATCCCCCACGAGGACGACGCCTTGCTCGCCCTTTTCGAGGCGGAGAAGGCCCATATCGGCGCCCTGATCGAGGAGAAGGCCGGCGGCGACCCGGCCGCCCTCTACGACCAGCCCGAGGCCACGGCCCCCGACCATATCCTGGCCCAGGAAATGCTCTTCGACCTCTACGCCGATTCCTACCTCATCGGGCGCGGCCTGGTCTGCGCCGCGGTCTCGGCGGTCATGGCCCGCCTGGCCATGGACCAGGGCAAAAGCCCCCTGGCTTCGGTGGCCTACATCCACTACGCCTCCACACTGTGCGCCATGGGACTTTGCGCCCGCGACTACCGCACCGGCCACGCCCTGGGCAGCCTGGCCGCCCGGCTGGCCGAACACTACGCCGTGCCGGCCCTGCAAAACTACACCTACCACGTCTTTTCCCTGGCCGTGAACCACTGGATCAACCCCCTGGCCTCGAGCCACGGGTATTGGTTCGAAGCCTCGCGGCTGGCCCTGGCCTCGGGCTCGCCCTACTCGGGCTACGTCTACCTGCAACTGGCCCACGTCCAGCTGGCCTCCGGCGCGCCCCTGGGCGACGTCGAGGCCCAGGCCGCGCGCAGCCTGGAATTCCTGCGCGCCTCGGGCATGGACGGCATCGTCACGTTGCTGCGGCTCATCGTCGGGCAGCCGCTGCGGCACCTGCGGGGCAAGACGCGCTCCATCGCCAGCCTGGACGACAAGGATTTCGACGGCGCGGCCCTGGCCGAACAGTTCGCCTCACTGCCGTTTTTCCTGGGTTCCCTGCGCTACTCCCAGTTGCGGGTGGCCTGTCTGGCCAACACCGAGGAGGCGCTTCCCCCGCCCGAGACCCTGCATGGGTGGATCGACGTGGTGGACGCGACCCAGCAGGGCCAGATCATGCTGGCGGACAGCTGGTTCTTCTATACGCTGCTTCTTTTGGAGCACGCCCGCCGGGCCGGGGGAAAGCCCCAAGGCGAGCTCGGCGCGCGCATCGCCCTCGGCCACGACAAGCTGCGCCTTTGGGCCGAGCTTTGCCCGGCCAACTTCCGCCACAAGCTCCTGCTGGCGGAAGCGGAACGGCTGGCCGGCCCGGCCGGGGACAGCCCGGACCTCGCCCGGATCATCGACACCTACGACCAGGCCATCGACGCGGCCCTGCAATCGGCCTTCGTCCAGGACGCCGCCATGGCCGCGGAAAAAGCCGGCCGGTTCTGGCTGCGGCGCGGCAAGCCGCATCTGGCCAAGGCCTATTTCGAACAGGCCCTGTCCTATTACGACCGCTGGGGCGCCACGGGCAAGGGACGACACCTGCGCCAAGCCTACGGCACCCCGCTGGCCGACATCGCGATCCGCGGCAACACGCCGCTCTTCGCCTTCCAAAGCCTCGGCCTGGAGACCTCCAGCGGCACTTTTTCCGAAACGTTTTCCGAGGGGCTCGACCTGCTCTCCGTCATCAAGGCCACCCAGGCCATCTCCAGGCACATGGTCATGGACGACCTGGGACGCGAACTCACGGCCATCGCCACGGAGAACGCCGGCGCGACCAAGGGCGTGCTCATCCGCAACAAGGACGGCCGGCTCGTGGTGGCCAACGTGATCATGGCCGGCGACCAGGCCCCGCTCCCGGAGGCGACGGGCGAAGAGACCCCCGTGGAGCTCTCGCCGGACATCTCCCCGGCGGTGGTCAATTTCGTGGCGCGCACCCGCCATTTGGTCATCCTCAACGACCAGGCCGATCCGGCCGCTCCCGGCTCGGGGCTTTCGGTCCATCGCGACGAACAGGCCACGCTGTTCTACCAATGCCCCTACCTCGCCGCGAAAAAACCCGCCTCGCTGTGCTGCCTGCCCATCATCCTGCAAAACGAGGTGCGCGGGCTGCTGTATCTGGAAAACGCCGCCACCCGGGGAGCCTTTCGCAAGGACCGCCTCCAACTGCTCAACATCCTGGCCGGACAGGCGGCCATCTCCATGGAGAACGCCAGGGTCTACAACGAACTCAACGAGATGAACTGCAACCTGGAGACCCTGGTCCGGGCCCGCACCGCCGAGCTGCACGCGAAGAACAAGGAGCTCAACAGGAAAAACCTGGCCCTCCAGCGCCTTTCCACCACGGACCAGCTCACCGGCGTCTACAACCGGCGCTCCATCGAGGACAGGCTCAGGCACGAAATCGAGCACTGCCGCGACAACGAAAGCTCGCTGGCCATCATTCTTCTGGACGTGGACTGCTTCAAGGACGTCAACGATACCTTCGGCCACAACGTGGGCGACACGGTGCTCGTGGACATCGCCGTCACCATCGGCCGGAACGTGCGCAGTACGGACTTCTTCGGGCGCTGGGGCGGCGAGGAATTCATGGTGGTGGTCTCGGAGTTCGTCAGCAACGTGCTGCCGTTCGCCGAACGCCTGCGCAAGGTGCTGGAGAAAAAGCGGCACCCGACGGCCGGCAAGGTCACCGCCAGCCTGGGCGTGGCCCTCTACCTTCCCGGCGAAACGCCCTCCCAGTTCGTCAGCCGAGCCGACCAGGCCCTGTACCGGGCCAAGGAAAACGGCCGCAACCGCGTGGAACTGGCGGTGTAG
- a CDS encoding nucleoside hydrolase encodes MNACTELWVDTDVSIGLEHFPGFYRDIDDALALLLLFSSPLVTLRGVSSTFGNTDAKHARVIAAKLTERFGPKGLQVRQGAAGPIKKGAPLPASDASWAMADALRQAPMTIVSLGAATNIAVLIASHPELVDNIQGIVAMAGSRSMPGEEFIVGPRQLRPFSALNFEADVEAWRIILESNVPLTFAPFSLSHQIWITKEDARSLENTGDTGSYLAPYMYKWAREWTDLYGSPGFNPFDALAAGYLLAPGFFGGVELPVGILEPGERGNNRDVPCLIVSDAMGNCRRATSLRSLNQGFKPFFLEALRGGLSMTTSVLGLSHINIVVDDMDKATEFYGRALGFQMAYNDAGAIDFPHYTSPAFARDAGFLDGKVDVDVRFLRHPQAGLCLELMCYHAPECCRDIVFHKTGDIGGPRHVALEVADICAVFEHLKKQPEVRMINPSPDYGPPENLGTSTISFFYWLDPYGVQWEMEQGRPLGFGREISG; translated from the coding sequence ATGAACGCCTGCACCGAGCTTTGGGTCGACACCGACGTGTCCATCGGATTGGAACATTTTCCCGGTTTCTACCGCGACATCGACGATGCCCTGGCTCTGCTCCTGCTTTTCAGCAGCCCGCTTGTCACTCTGCGGGGCGTAAGCTCCACCTTCGGCAACACCGACGCCAAGCACGCCCGCGTCATCGCCGCCAAACTGACGGAACGCTTCGGCCCCAAGGGCCTGCAAGTCCGGCAAGGCGCGGCCGGGCCCATCAAAAAAGGCGCGCCCCTGCCCGCCTCCGACGCATCCTGGGCCATGGCCGACGCCCTGCGCCAAGCGCCCATGACCATCGTGAGCCTGGGCGCGGCCACCAACATCGCCGTGCTGATCGCCTCCCACCCGGAACTGGTCGACAACATCCAGGGCATCGTGGCCATGGCCGGCTCGCGCAGCATGCCGGGCGAAGAATTCATTGTCGGCCCCAGGCAGCTCAGGCCTTTTTCCGCCCTGAACTTCGAGGCCGACGTCGAGGCCTGGCGCATTATCCTCGAAAGCAACGTGCCGCTGACCTTCGCCCCCTTCTCCCTGAGCCATCAGATCTGGATCACCAAGGAGGATGCGCGCAGCCTGGAAAACACCGGCGACACGGGCTCCTATCTCGCGCCCTACATGTACAAGTGGGCCCGGGAATGGACGGATCTATACGGCAGCCCGGGGTTCAACCCCTTTGACGCCCTGGCCGCCGGGTATCTCCTGGCCCCGGGATTCTTCGGCGGCGTGGAGTTGCCCGTGGGCATCCTGGAGCCGGGCGAGCGGGGCAACAACCGCGACGTGCCCTGCCTGATCGTTTCCGACGCCATGGGCAACTGCCGCCGGGCCACCTCGCTTCGCAGCCTGAACCAGGGATTCAAGCCGTTTTTCCTGGAAGCGCTCAGAGGGGGACTTTCCATGACCACCTCGGTGCTGGGGCTTTCCCACATCAACATCGTGGTCGACGACATGGACAAGGCCACGGAATTCTACGGCCGCGCCCTGGGCTTCCAGATGGCCTACAACGATGCCGGTGCCATCGACTTTCCGCACTACACCTCCCCGGCCTTCGCCCGCGACGCCGGGTTCCTGGACGGCAAGGTGGATGTGGACGTGCGCTTTTTGCGCCATCCCCAGGCCGGATTGTGCCTGGAACTCATGTGCTACCACGCCCCCGAGTGCTGCCGGGACATCGTTTTCCACAAGACCGGCGACATCGGCGGCCCGCGCCACGTGGCCCTGGAGGTGGCGGATATCTGCGCCGTGTTCGAGCATCTCAAAAAGCAGCCGGAGGTGCGGATGATAAACCCGTCCCCGGATTACGGGCCCCCGGAAAACCTCGGCACTTCGACCATTTCCTTCTTTTATTGGCTTGACCCGTACGGGGTGCAGTGGGAAATGGAACAGGGTCGCCCGCTGGGATTCGGCCGGGAAATAAGCGGCTAG